In a genomic window of bacterium:
- a CDS encoding class I SAM-dependent methyltransferase, whose product MRSDRTRWDARYAEGDRRHDAGPSPLLLEWLPRWQAGRALDVAAGLGRHALLLARHGWSVDAIDISLEGLRVLSQRARDAAMRINLVLADFDTFACRPAVYDLIVDTFFLDRRLIPRFWRWLRPGGVVFFETHLTTPTPADRSKYALQMHEARGLFARWDLLAYSEGPEDDGARCIDTVRLVARRP is encoded by the coding sequence ATGCGAAGTGACCGTACGCGCTGGGATGCGCGATACGCAGAAGGGGACCGCCGTCACGATGCCGGCCCGTCGCCGCTTCTCCTGGAATGGCTCCCGCGATGGCAGGCCGGACGCGCACTCGACGTTGCCGCCGGGTTGGGACGCCACGCGCTGCTCCTTGCGCGACACGGATGGTCGGTCGACGCGATCGATATTTCGCTCGAAGGGCTCCGCGTCCTCAGCCAGCGGGCGCGCGACGCCGCGATGAGGATCAACCTCGTCCTCGCGGACTTCGACACGTTCGCATGCCGGCCCGCGGTCTACGACCTCATCGTCGACACGTTCTTTCTGGACCGCCGGCTGATCCCCCGGTTCTGGCGCTGGCTCCGTCCCGGAGGCGTGGTGTTCTTCGAAACGCACTTGACGACCCCGACCCCAGCAGATCGGAGCAAGTATGCGCTGCAGATGCACGAGGCCCGCGGGCTGTTTGCGCGCTGGGATCTCCTCGCGTATTCGGAAGGACCCGAAGACGACGGCGCGCGGTGCATCGACACGGTTCGCCTCGTTGCCCGCCGGCCATGA
- the cmk gene encoding (d)CMP kinase, whose protein sequence is MATARAAIALAIDGPMGSGKSTVAREVAKRLGFQYVDTGAMYRAIAVAAIRRGIAPDDVDALARLARAVTLSLEPQPDGSTRVLVDGDDVTPALRSVEVNRIVFRVARVPGVRDALGAIQRALGGRGGVVMEGRDIGSVILPNAEVKVFLTASIEVRAHRRQAELVENGAPMPLGEVQRIIEEDDRAATTRDVAPLRVAPGAVVIDSTRLSIDQVVDQIVALVERARGL, encoded by the coding sequence GTGGCCACGGCGCGCGCGGCAATCGCACTCGCGATCGACGGACCGATGGGTTCGGGGAAGAGCACGGTAGCCCGCGAGGTCGCCAAGCGCCTCGGATTCCAGTACGTGGATACCGGCGCGATGTACCGCGCGATCGCCGTCGCGGCAATTCGGCGGGGCATCGCCCCCGATGATGTCGACGCGCTGGCGAGACTCGCGCGCGCGGTCACCCTCAGCCTCGAGCCACAACCGGACGGATCCACGCGCGTGCTGGTGGACGGGGACGACGTCACCCCGGCGCTCCGAAGCGTCGAGGTGAACCGCATCGTGTTCAGGGTCGCTCGGGTACCTGGCGTGCGCGACGCCCTCGGGGCCATCCAGCGGGCGTTGGGCGGCCGCGGCGGGGTCGTCATGGAGGGGCGGGATATCGGATCGGTCATCCTTCCGAACGCGGAGGTCAAGGTGTTTCTCACGGCCTCAATTGAGGTGCGGGCCCACCGGCGTCAGGCGGAATTGGTGGAGAACGGGGCGCCGATGCCGCTCGGGGAGGTCCAACGGATCATCGAGGAAGACGACCGGGCGGCCACCACCCGGGATGTCGCGCCGTTGCGGGTGGCACCGGGGGCGGTCGTCATCGACAGCACGCGCCTCTCGATCGATCAAGTCGTCGATCAGATTGTGGCGTTGGTGGAGCGCGCGCGTGGTTTATAG